A portion of the Alkalinema sp. FACHB-956 genome contains these proteins:
- a CDS encoding D-2-hydroxyacid dehydrogenase, which produces MKALISIEFLPFLELRLPNDLEVVQVDREGSFDGDPSDAEVYFSAGLLKPVILDRVLNAAPAVRWQHTPSSGVNHLLTPTALARDLILTNSAGVHAIPIAEFVLALILDRVKRLRQLHSFQAQHQWDEHWQNSIFLQELSEATVLILGAGGIGQAIAQRASGFGMRVWGSRKNPAPHPHFEKVVGANQWQELLPEADFVVLALPLTPETQHIINADVLKLFQPSAYLINIARGGLVDETALLKALQQGWISGAAIDAFATEPLPPDNPLWSAPNLFVTPHISWSSPRSRRRVVDFFLANLERYRQGQPLRNVVDRQAGY; this is translated from the coding sequence ATGAAAGCCCTGATCTCGATCGAGTTCCTTCCCTTCCTAGAATTACGATTACCCAACGATCTTGAAGTGGTTCAAGTCGATCGAGAAGGGTCTTTTGATGGGGATCCCAGTGATGCTGAAGTTTATTTTAGTGCTGGCTTACTGAAACCAGTCATTCTCGATCGGGTGCTCAATGCGGCTCCAGCGGTGCGGTGGCAACATACACCCAGCTCTGGCGTCAATCACTTGTTAACTCCCACAGCTTTGGCGCGAGATTTGATTTTGACCAATAGTGCAGGGGTTCATGCTATCCCCATTGCGGAATTTGTCCTAGCATTAATTCTCGATCGGGTGAAACGGCTACGCCAACTCCATAGCTTCCAAGCCCAACACCAATGGGATGAGCATTGGCAAAACAGCATTTTTCTACAGGAATTATCTGAAGCTACCGTCTTAATTCTGGGTGCAGGGGGGATCGGGCAAGCGATCGCGCAGCGGGCCAGTGGTTTTGGTATGCGGGTCTGGGGTAGCCGAAAAAATCCCGCACCCCATCCCCATTTTGAGAAAGTGGTGGGAGCCAATCAGTGGCAGGAACTCCTCCCTGAAGCTGACTTTGTTGTGTTGGCTCTACCGTTAACACCGGAGACTCAACATATTATCAACGCTGATGTGTTGAAATTATTCCAGCCCTCGGCTTACCTGATTAATATTGCCAGGGGAGGGCTTGTGGATGAAACTGCCTTATTAAAAGCCCTCCAGCAAGGTTGGATTAGTGGAGCTGCGATCGATGCTTTTGCGACAGAACCCCTCCCACCAGACAATCCGCTGTGGTCAGCCCCTAATCTCTTTGTCACCCCGCATATTTCCTGGAGTTCACCCCGATCGCGCCGCAGGGTTGTTGATTTCTTTTTAGCTAATTTAGAGCGGTATCGGCAGGGACAGCCTCTAAGGAATGTCGTCGATCGACAAGCAGGTTACTAG
- the ssuE gene encoding NADPH-dependent FMN reductase, which translates to MSGVLVFGRYDSPALVPIKEKLEKADAILLATPVYKASYTGLLKSFLDLLPQKALVNKTVLPLVTAGTIAHLLAIEYSLKPVLGELGARRFASTVYAVDQQLQRQEDGSVILDEEIKQRFDASLQELIDILQSIEVSSKELVQVN; encoded by the coding sequence GTGTCCGGAGTATTGGTCTTTGGTCGCTACGATAGTCCAGCTTTAGTTCCAATTAAGGAAAAATTGGAGAAGGCTGATGCGATCCTGCTTGCAACCCCGGTTTATAAAGCCTCCTACACGGGCCTGCTCAAATCCTTTTTAGATTTACTCCCCCAAAAAGCACTGGTCAATAAAACAGTGTTACCGTTGGTGACCGCAGGCACGATCGCCCATCTACTGGCGATCGAATATTCGCTCAAGCCCGTTTTGGGGGAATTGGGTGCACGGAGATTTGCTAGCACCGTTTATGCAGTGGACCAACAATTACAACGTCAGGAAGATGGCAGTGTGATCCTGGACGAGGAAATTAAGCAACGCTTCGACGCTTCTTTACAGGAGTTAATTGATATTCTCCAGTCAATAGAAGTATCATCTAAGGAACTTGTACAGGTGAATTAG
- a CDS encoding aliphatic sulfonate ABC transporter substrate-binding protein, whose amino-acid sequence MKRFQFKYLHRYGSKITRRAALFSIGALVCLSTGLVSCGDKSQTTNNNSATSSPTAGASGQNNGFKAKEIRIVRSKQLTALAILEAQGNLEKALQPLGVTVKWAEFAAGPQQLEAINANGLDIASTAAHPPVFSQAAGNQLVYLATTPINGGSISLLVPKGSTAQNFSELKGKKIAFQKASIGHYLVYKGLQQVGLKLDDVESVFLPPPDAATAFAQAKVDGWYIWEPFVTRAEVSGAGRVLESGEKYADTRNFYSTSRKFYEDNPELIRIFFTELQKSEEWLKTNPKEAAQILAPVTKLEPNILEKMHAKLTFGIRGIDEDIIKKQEELAQLWFDLKQIPNVPKVREGFLKPEEYAKILPPEVLNTKN is encoded by the coding sequence ATGAAACGGTTTCAGTTTAAGTATCTTCATAGATACGGTTCCAAGATTACTCGTAGAGCAGCGTTGTTTTCCATTGGTGCCTTAGTGTGCTTATCCACGGGCCTAGTGAGTTGCGGAGATAAATCTCAAACGACTAACAACAATTCTGCAACTAGCTCTCCAACTGCTGGTGCGAGTGGACAAAACAACGGGTTTAAGGCGAAAGAAATTCGAATTGTTCGATCGAAGCAATTAACTGCCTTAGCTATTTTAGAGGCCCAAGGTAATCTTGAGAAAGCGCTGCAACCCTTGGGAGTGACGGTCAAATGGGCTGAATTTGCGGCTGGCCCTCAACAGTTGGAGGCCATTAATGCCAATGGGTTAGACATTGCTTCGACTGCGGCTCATCCACCCGTCTTTTCTCAAGCGGCGGGTAATCAATTAGTTTATCTCGCAACAACTCCCATCAATGGAGGAAGCATTTCCCTTTTGGTTCCCAAGGGATCAACAGCTCAAAATTTTTCTGAACTGAAAGGTAAGAAAATTGCCTTCCAGAAAGCTTCGATCGGTCACTATTTAGTATACAAAGGGCTACAGCAGGTTGGGCTGAAACTGGATGATGTAGAAAGTGTCTTTTTGCCACCACCGGATGCAGCGACAGCCTTTGCCCAAGCGAAGGTCGATGGTTGGTACATTTGGGAACCGTTTGTGACGAGAGCAGAGGTAAGTGGCGCAGGTCGGGTCTTAGAGAGTGGTGAAAAATACGCTGACACTCGCAACTTCTACAGCACTAGCCGGAAATTTTACGAAGATAATCCTGAACTGATTCGGATCTTTTTTACTGAGCTACAAAAATCTGAAGAATGGCTGAAAACCAATCCTAAGGAAGCCGCACAAATTCTTGCCCCTGTCACTAAGCTAGAGCCCAATATCTTAGAGAAAATGCACGCTAAGCTAACCTTTGGGATTCGTGGGATTGATGAGGATATCATCAAAAAGCAGGAAGAACTGGCTCAACTCTGGTTTGATCTCAAGCAGATTCCCAATGTTCCCAAGGTGCGAGAAGGCTTTTTGAAACCAGAGGAATACGCCAAGATTCTGCCCCCAGAGGTCCTCAATACTAAAAACTAA